The genome window ttacCAGGTATAGCGGCAATCCAAACCGGCATACTATTTGTTCCCAGaggaattttttggcgttatccGCCGTTATTTTGGCTAAAGGCTTagcttccacccacttggtgaagtaatcaacgGCCACAAGTAAGTACTTTAGCTTTCCGGGAGCCGGCGGGAAAGGTCCCACGATATCAACGGCCCATTTTTGGAAAGGCCATGCTGCTGTTACCGGTACTAAGCTGTTCTTGGGCCTTATTGTTTGATGAGCGAATTTCTGGCAACTACGACATTTCCGAAGTTCTATCACAGCGTCTTCGTGCATCccaggccaataatatcctgcgTTATGGATTTTGGCCACCACCGCCCGGGGTCCGGCGTGAATGCCACATAGACCTGCATGAATCTCGCTGATGAGATACTTTGTTTCTGTTGGGGAGACACATCGTAACAGCGGTCCTAGGTAAGACTTTCTAAATAGGACGCCGTTATTGACCTCATATTGCAACGCCTTCGTTTGTATCTTCTGTGCTTCGCCCTTGGCGGGAGGTAGCTCCCCTGTTTCAAGGAATTGGAACACTGGAGTGTTCCAGCAAGGTTCTTCCGCTGCAACGGCGGAAACATTCCGTGGTTCGATTGAGGGTGTCTGCAGCGTTTCGACTTTGACTTCTTTTTCCATACCCGAGGTGGCGAGTTTGCTGAGAGCATCTGCTATCTGGTTCTTACTTCTATGTACGTGATTGAGCGTGACGTTATCAAAAGAAGCCATGAGTCCCTTTGTTTTCACCAGGTATTTTGCcattgattcatctttggcttcgTACATTTCGTTTACCTGATTGTTGACCAGTAGCGAATCAACATACGCGTCTACCCTTGCTGCTCCCATAGATTTCGCCATTCTTAAGCCTGCTAGTAGTGCCTCGTATTCCGCTTCATTGTTAGAACATTCAAAGTCGAAACGTAAGGCATACATCAGCCTGATCTCGTCTGGACTTACCAGCATTAAGCCGACTCCAGATCCTTTTCCACTTGATGACCTGTCGGTGTATAGTTTCCAGGTCTGCCGGGCAGTGCTGGATTCCGGGATGTCCTGGACGACTGGGTCCACGATAGCTTCTCCTTCGGGGTTTCGGCTAGAAAGTCGGCGATTACTTGTCCCTTAACTGCTGTTCGTTTCTGATATTCAATATCCAAAGCACCTAGTTCAATTGCCCACTTGGCCAGTCTACCAGAGATCTCTGGCTTGTGCAGGACTTGTTGCAGTGGGTAGTTGGTTAGGACCTGTACGCAGTGTGCTTGGAAATATCTTCTCAATCGCCGCGTGGCGTATACGAGTGCCAAGACCAGCTTTTCCAACGTGGGATATCGCGTTTCGGGTCCCGCTAATACCCGGCTGATGTAATATATTGGTGTTTGTCTCCCGTCTCGCTCAACCATAAGCACAGCGCTTACTGCGGTATGAGCTGCCGCTAAATACATCTTTAACACCTCATTGGGCCTTGGTGCTGTCAGCATGGGTAATCCTTCTATGAAACGTTTCATGTCTTGCAAGGCTTTTTCCGCTTCGCTGGTCCACTTGAAATTTTTCTTGTTGAGGCAATCTTTCGACGTTTTAATGAAAGGCAAGGATTTTTCGGCATGCCTTGCCAGGAATCTGTTGATCGCCACTAGCCGTCCATTTAAAGCTTGGGCTTCCTTCAATGTTCGTGGGGAAGGCATCCGCGCTATGGCGGCCACCTTTTCTGGGTTAGCTTTGAAACCATCTCGGGTGACAACTACCCCTaggaacttcccttcttccaccCCGAAAGGGAATTTCTTCGGGTTGAGTTTGATGTTATACTCTCTAAGCCTCTGGAAAGTTTCCTCGATGTCTTCTAACATTTGCTTTTCTTCCCTGCTTTTGATTACTAGGTCGTCAACGTAGACCTCCAAATTTCGTCCGATTTGTGTTTCGAACACCTTGTCCATGAGTCTCTGATAGGTAGCTCCGGCATTTCGTAAACCGAAAGGCTATTTTGTGTAACAGAAAATGACCAAATCGGTGTGAAACGCcgttttttcttcatcttctttggaCATCTTGATCTGATGGTACCCTTTATACGCGTCTAGGAAACACTTATATCTGTAGGGTACCAGGGAATCGACCTTTAAATCAATTTCAGGCAGCGGGTATGCGTCTTTGGGGCATGCCTTGTTCCATCTGGCTTTTATGTATGGTATTGTGTTTCCCTGAGGATTCCAGCTTCCACCAATTTTCGTACTTCTTTGACAACCGCTGCCCTTCGGTCTGGGGTCATACTGCGTTTACCTTGTGCGACCGGCTTGACGCCCGGGAGCGTTGCAAGCTTGTGTTCCTTTTTATCACGGGGGACTCCTGTCATGTCAGAATGTTCAAAAGCGAAGATATCAACATTTCTTCTTAGCAATTGCTTCAGGTCGTTTTTAATTTCTGGGGAAAGGGTGTCCCCGATTGTGACCATTTGGTCCGGATGGCGTGTGCTTAGTACCCACCTTTCTGGACCCGTAGCTCCGGTGGGCCCTTGGCGGTATCTTTTGGTACTTAATACCTCTCCAATCTTGTCACGGAACACTGTTGCAATACCCCGCGGGGTAGGAAACTTCATGAATCCTCGTGTCGTGGAGACTATAGCATCCAACTTCCCCAGGGTGAACCTTCCAATAATCACATTGTGGTATGACTCAGCGCGGACCACAAGGAAGGTTAGGAGTATGGTTCTTTCTCTAGGTGTTTGTCCAAACGTTACTGGGAAGGTAATCTGACCAATAGGGTCAACCTTTTCCCCTGTGAACCCTTTGATTGGGGCGTGCACTGATTCAAGCAGTTTCCTATCTTCTGGTTGCATTCTGTTGAAACAATGCTCATAGATAATGTCTTCTGAGCTCCCGGTGTCAACCAGGATTCGCTTCATGCGGTAGTCTCCCACTGCAGCGGATATGATTAGGGCATCTGTTGTAAGGTGTAAGTCCTCCATACGAGGTTCTACAGTCATTGTTGCTAGCATCCAGGGTTCAAGCGTGGAGAAACTCCGTTTTGCCCCTCTTCCCATATCCACGTGTACCATATTCAATTCACGCGGCCTCTTGCCTGCCGCCTTATCGTTTTCTTCCTTGACGACAGGTGGACCTTGCTTGATATCTCTTACTAAGTGTGCCAATTTGCCCGCCTTTACAAAATATTCGATCTGTTTTTTAAGCTGAAAACAGTCATTGGTGTCATGACCGCTCCCTTTGTGGTATTCACAGTACTTACAGTATCTTTGTTGGGATTATCTTTCAGCAGTTTTGGTGGATTGAACTTGAGGTTTTCCGAGGCTAAGATTTCTGCCGGTGTCTTGCTCAGGTTGGGGTATTCGGATCGAGGTTTCGACGGCTCACTTCTTGAATAGGAGTTTCGGTGTCTATCGTACCGCGCGTCTTTATCATTCATCTAGTATCGGTCTCCCCTGCTTTTACCTCTAGACCCCCGGTGCTCCCTCTCCTCCTGGTTTTTTAGGGCTTCTTTTTTCCTATTGGCTGCGTGACTAGCTGCCACTGCCTTCTCTTGAATGACATACACTTTGGCTATTCGAAGTATCTCATCGATTGTTGGGGGCACGCCATCCCTTCCATGAAGCGTCCTCAGTAACTCATCATCGTTTACACCCTGAAGGAAAGCTCCACATGCTAAATCATTGGTCACGCCTGGGATCGCCAGGCTTTCCTTGTTAAACCTGATGATAAAGTTTTCCACCGTCTCATTGTCTCGCCGACGGATGTGGAGGAGCATGTTTCTATCTTTCGTGTGTCTGCGCTGCTGGCTGAACTGTAAGATAAATTTGGACTCTAAATCTTCAAAGCTGTCTATTTCGCCCGTAGGCAGACTATCCCACCAGACTCGGGCCGCGCCTACTAGCGTTTGCACGAACATTTTGCACCATAAAGGCATGGACCAACAGGCTACCTCGCCGGCACTTTTGAATAATTTGAGATGGTCATCCGGGTCGGCGAGGCCATCATATTTGCCAACCGTTTGGGGCATCTTGGGTTTCTCCTTGATAGGGGCCTCGGCGATTCTTCGGGTGAATTTAGACCGGAAAGTCGCGTCTATCGGCTTGTACGGTCTGGTGAGTTCGTCTTCCTCCACGTTTATAGGTTGTACCGGTGGAGCATCTATACCCGGGGCAATGCCTGTCATGGGATTGGAGTTTCCTATTGGAGATACCCGGGGCCTGACCGTGTTTCCTCTGTCATAAACAGGTTCCGCCGTAGGCGGAGTCTGAGTGTAAACTGGTTGTGACGTTGGGAAAGTCCACCAAGGCGGCATGTAAGCCGCGTATGGCGATTGAGTGCTACCCTGCGCGGTTCCTTGAGCTGGGTACGCTGAGCCCCCGTATGAGGGTAAATACCCATACGGGGGTGCGTAACAATACTCGGGAAAGTATACTTGGTTTCCTGGTGTGAAGGGAGCGTTCATAATTCCAGCCGGTATGATAACCGGCTGGTGAGGCAGTGTTGACAATGCCGCTGTAAGCGCCGCAGAGTACAGCGGTGGCATCGAGCTGGTAACCAGAGGTTGATAGTATTGAGGCATGCTGGTTTGTGGCATGATAGTGCTAGGGTTTGCCGATGTAATAACAGGGATGGAGGAAAGGCGTGAAGACTGTGCACCAGTGGTTGTCGCTGGGGTGAACATGTTACCGCTAGTTCCCCCTAACTCCCTCGATTGCAACTGTGAGGGCATGTAAAGAAACGGATTCGTCACCACAGTCTGAGAAGAGACAGTGGTGATGCTGCCAAAACCTGGCGGCGGTCCTTCCGCCTCGAACTCTGGGCCCAGTGACCTAGTAATGGCCGGGGGAGACTGCGTGGTGGCAACGAGGCTCGTCCCCGACGTCAGGTTGTTGCTTGTCATCGTTTGATCTGCTACATTCTGATCACTTGCCATGGGGTTCTATCTGACTGTTACCGAataggtcccacggatggcgccaatgaagaaacactgacctacaCGGTGATCACGGGCTAGGACTTCAATGATCAGTGACCCGAACAGTtagctgcaaaacagaaacaccgttaggactcgttacaggaatggggttattcctgtaaccaccctccggcgtgagaataagtctcggtttgtgGGAGTAAAGATTGAGAGGAGAAAGTTATATGAGAGCAAGATGATCATACCTTATACGTTTACCTTTATTTATAGTttttccattagggtttcctctaaCTTAGGATATATTCCGATAAGCTAGGGATTTACAAGATCTTcccgaaaagttggagatttggttgtGTAACTTCCATGCGAAGATGGAAAGTTCTAGAATAATCATTTATAATTatctatttatattaaaataataagtAATGACCGGGTCAGGTTGAACGAtgcgggtcatacctcgtcaaTAGCTAAAAAGACCATATAGCAAGTAGTTAATATTGCAATATCACCACAAAATTGTTAACATACAACGAAGGGTCGTAggttcttttattattattattcgaaaACCATAATAACTACACAAGCTCGCCCTTCTTTTACATACAGCTTGTTACTCTCCAACAAACTACAACACCTTTTATTCTTGTTTCTTAACAAACTCTCGATCACCCAACTACGACCTTAAGCCTCCTACATCCCACCACGACCACGGGTGTAACTACCGCCAGGCGTGAACAACACAGACTCCTGCCTATTGTACTTGACTTTTTGTGCATCTTCCCTAGACAACTGGTATGCATTCGCTAGGACATCAACAGGCAATGCTCTCATGACAGAGGTCCTTCCGGCCAAGGTGTTGATCATCGCGTTGTCGTTGGTCCTGAAGGAAATCCACCTACATCCTTGCTCGCCGGCTTGTTTCACCACCGCGAAATTCTGTGGCACCACCACCAGCTGTTGCTCTTGGACCTCGTCGTTGAACACCTCTTGACCCAGGTCGTTAACTATTTGAATCCTCATGTTCCCTTCTGTCACGTAGATTATGTTGTGGGCATTCATTATCCAGTGTGGTGACACTATACCatactgcaaaaaaaaaaaaaaaaaaaaaaaaaaaaaaaaaaaaaaaaaccttcttcACATAAGTAAATGATATGATCAATTAATCAAACATAAAGTCCTATTTGTCTATAAAGTTGTAGGAAACATTGTGTAGCTTTGATTAAACTAATTTAATGATTAAATATGATCTAAATGTTATTAATAAATAAAGTgtgtgtttttttaaataaaaaaatagctTGTATGTTTTGGGCCAATATTTATTATCCAGACTTGTGGTGACTAAACCATGATGTAAAATTACTTAAGAAAAATAAGTAATTTAGTGGTCAAGACTGAGTTGAAAATCATTAGGTAAAATAATTATTTTCTAATAAATACTAATTTTACTAGTTTTTTATTTCAAATAACTTTTATATTGCTTACTTATCTTAAAAAATAAGAATTTAGATGCGTACCTTTGATCAATTTAATTTAGTGGTTAATAACTTAATACTGGATTAAAAATTATtaagtaatttttttatttaataccAGATTTACCAATTTATAAATTCAAATAACTTTTATTTGGTTTATTATCTtaaaaaattataccataaaatcgagagttttttttttaattcaagttCCACTTAATCGAGTGGAACTGTATTGTTCCGGTTTCTTACCCTATGGAGGACACCTCGTTCGGCGCTGAGTTGCAAAAACTGAAGAATGGGGAACTTGAAGCTGTTGAGATGAGTGCAACGGCCGGCTTGCGGGTTGTAAAGGTCAGCGTTCGAGGGATCGTCGATGTTCATCTGGAGTTTCATCGAGCAAATGGTTTCTTCTACACCGTTGGCTCGAGGACCACGACGGTATTCTTGTTCTTCACGTCGCATAGGTGGCTGGATAACTTGAAGACCATTTTGTACAAAGATAATGTGTCCCCTTTGGTCATTCTCACCACGGAGTAACTCTGCGGTCTCGTGATCTACATTAAACGCCTCTGCGAGAGTTTCGGTTGTGAACCCTCTGAGAATGTTATCCCATCCCTCTTGTTGTGATTCGCCTTGTTGTCGCCTTTGCCATGATCTTGGTTGaaactgttgttgttgttgttgttgctgctgctctCCTTGTGAGTTTCCGGCTAGGAAAAATCTCTGCATCAAGAAACATTTCCAATGATCAACGATTGTGATGATTTTTGAATAGTAATATTGTTTGTCTTCTGTTATATTATGAGAATTACGGTTAATCATGATTTTTGGGCTTAGAAGCAAGTGTGTTAAAAATgccatttgttttttttaatcttcaatTATGGCAATTTCAGATGTTGACAAGCATGTAGCTGCCACATCATATTTTTACTTATCTTTAAAAAACATAAACACTCATTTTCTGTAAAAATATCACATGCttttaaacaatatatatataaagatgCATTTTCTTCAGAACCAATAATGTTAAGAAACACAAAAACCGCATATATTGCATTATGCAAAAATATAATGAGAGGTAGTGCGAGAGAAAAATATGAGCGGTTACATAGTTAGGTGTACCCATTTTTAATCGGGGTCGAAAAATATATACtcaaaaaaatttataaa of Helianthus annuus cultivar XRQ/B chromosome 1, HanXRQr2.0-SUNRISE, whole genome shotgun sequence contains these proteins:
- the LOC110878269 gene encoding 11S globulin seed storage protein G3-like produces the protein MAKLFVSLSFLLLIHASCLAYQPSFQQQNQCQIQRLNALEPIERVQSEAGFTEFFNSNEQEFQCAGVEVIRHQIQPQGLLLPSYTNTPILFYVEQGSGIQGVMLPGCPETYEVSTEQFEGRKGGGAFTDRHQKIHQFRQGDVVAIPTGAAHWLYNNGQDELVIIALLDSTNYANQLDPNHRRFFLAGNSQGEQQQQQQQQQFQPRSWQRRQQGESQQEGWDNILRGFTTETLAEAFNVDHETAELLRGENDQRGHIIFVQNGLQVIQPPMRREEQEYRRGPRANGVEETICSMKLQMNIDDPSNADLYNPQAGRCTHLNSFKFPILQFLQLSAERGVLHRYGIVSPHWIMNAHNIIYVTEGNMRIQIVNDLGQEVFNDEVQEQQLVVVPQNFAVVKQAGEQGCRWISFRTNDNAMINTLAGRTSVMRALPVDVLANAYQLSREDAQKVKYNRQESVLFTPGGSYTRGRGGM